The following are encoded together in the Mycolicibacterium arabiense genome:
- a CDS encoding serine hydrolase domain-containing protein, which translates to MSALDTVAEWPVPNVAATVVGPAGTLAEHGDVERRFPLASVTKLLVARAAHVAIEEGALDLDAPAGPPGATVRHLLAHTSGLSMRSADVIATPGTRRVYSNEGFAVLARTLQEESGIEFADYLREAVLDPLGMTSTTLAGGAEEAGYGAESTTADLAVFARELLRPELVSPQLHGEATTVQFPGLAGVLPGFGTQRPNDWGLGFELRDGKSPHWTGAQNSAATFGHFGQSGTFLWVDPTADLALVVLTDHDFGDWTHTVWPAISDGVLRDFKAH; encoded by the coding sequence GTGAGTGCCCTGGACACCGTTGCCGAGTGGCCGGTCCCCAACGTCGCCGCAACCGTGGTGGGTCCGGCGGGCACGTTGGCCGAGCATGGGGACGTCGAGCGACGCTTCCCGCTGGCGTCGGTGACCAAGCTCCTGGTGGCCCGGGCCGCCCACGTCGCGATCGAGGAAGGTGCGCTCGACCTCGATGCCCCCGCCGGGCCGCCCGGCGCCACGGTGCGCCACCTGCTCGCGCACACCTCCGGCCTGTCGATGCGGTCGGCCGACGTCATCGCGACGCCCGGCACCCGGCGCGTCTACTCCAACGAGGGCTTCGCCGTCCTCGCCCGCACGCTGCAGGAGGAGTCGGGTATCGAGTTCGCCGATTACCTGCGCGAGGCGGTGCTCGATCCGCTCGGCATGACGTCGACGACCCTCGCCGGCGGTGCCGAGGAGGCCGGGTACGGCGCTGAGTCGACGACCGCCGACCTCGCCGTCTTCGCGCGGGAACTGCTGCGCCCGGAACTGGTCTCGCCGCAGCTGCACGGTGAGGCGACGACCGTGCAATTCCCCGGCCTGGCCGGCGTGCTGCCCGGCTTCGGCACGCAGCGGCCCAACGACTGGGGGCTGGGCTTCGAGCTGCGCGACGGCAAGTCGCCGCACTGGACGGGAGCGCAGAACTCGGCTGCGACGTTCGGGCACTTCGGTCAGTCGGGCACGTTCCTGTGGGTGGATCCGACGGCTGACCTGGCCCTCGTCGTCCTCACCGACCACGACTTCGGCGACTGGACGCACACCGTCTGGCCGGCGATTTCTGATGGAGTCCTGAGAGATTTCAAAGCACACTAG
- a CDS encoding DUF3145 domain-containing protein — MRASNQFADATTGVVYVHASPAAVCPHVEWALSSTLSARANLKWTPQPAMPGQLRAITNWRGPVGTGAALANALRAWSVLRFEVTEDPSEGVDGHRWCHTPQLGLWNGAMSANGDVMVGEMRLRGLMRSGAETLAAELDTVLGTAWDEALEPYRGGGDTGEVSWLNRGVG, encoded by the coding sequence ATGCGTGCGTCGAACCAGTTCGCCGACGCGACGACAGGTGTGGTGTACGTCCACGCCTCACCCGCGGCGGTGTGTCCCCACGTCGAGTGGGCGTTGTCGTCGACCCTGTCGGCGCGCGCCAACCTGAAGTGGACCCCTCAACCCGCCATGCCCGGACAACTCCGCGCCATCACCAACTGGCGTGGACCCGTGGGCACCGGCGCTGCCTTGGCGAACGCACTGCGCGCCTGGTCGGTGCTCCGCTTCGAGGTCACCGAAGACCCCAGTGAGGGCGTCGACGGTCACCGGTGGTGCCACACCCCCCAGCTCGGACTGTGGAACGGCGCGATGAGCGCCAACGGCGACGTCATGGTCGGCGAGATGCGACTGCGCGGACTCATGCGATCGGGCGCCGAGACCCTGGCCGCAGAACTCGACACCGTGCTGGGCACGGCATGGGACGAGGCGCTCGAGCCCTACCGCGGCGGCGGCGACACCGGTGAGGTCAGCTGGCTGAACCGCGGAGTCGGGTAG
- a CDS encoding diacylglycerol kinase, with protein MNRVTVLTNPASGHGNAPHAAQRAVARFQQRGVDVCEIVGRDAVHARRLVDDELARGTDALVVVGGDGIVSVALQALALGDVPLGIVPAGTGNDHAREFGLPTGDPAAAVDAIVDGRTERVDLGRIRGADGTDRWFGTVMAAGFDSLVTDRTNRMRWPHGRMRYNVAMVAELSQLRLLPFRLTFDGGPEVVTELTLAAFGNTRSYGGGMLICPGADHSDGMLDATMVRSASRTKLIRLFPTVFKGTHVDLDEVSTARAKVITVDCPGINAYADGELVCPLPVEVSAVEGALTVLRP; from the coding sequence GTGAACCGGGTCACCGTCCTCACCAACCCGGCATCGGGACACGGCAACGCGCCGCACGCCGCGCAGCGAGCCGTCGCGCGGTTCCAGCAGCGCGGTGTCGACGTGTGCGAGATCGTGGGCCGCGATGCCGTGCACGCCCGCAGACTGGTCGACGACGAACTCGCCCGCGGCACCGACGCGCTGGTGGTGGTCGGTGGCGACGGCATCGTGTCGGTCGCACTGCAGGCGTTGGCGCTGGGCGACGTACCGCTGGGCATCGTCCCGGCCGGCACCGGCAACGACCATGCGCGCGAATTCGGCCTGCCGACGGGCGATCCCGCCGCGGCCGTGGACGCCATCGTCGACGGCAGGACCGAACGCGTGGACCTCGGCCGCATCCGCGGCGCCGACGGCACCGACCGTTGGTTCGGCACGGTGATGGCGGCCGGCTTCGACTCGCTGGTCACCGATCGCACCAACCGCATGCGATGGCCGCACGGCCGGATGCGGTACAACGTCGCGATGGTCGCCGAGCTGTCGCAGCTGCGCCTGCTGCCGTTCCGCCTGACCTTCGACGGCGGCCCGGAAGTCGTCACGGAACTCACTCTCGCGGCATTCGGCAACACGAGGAGCTACGGCGGCGGCATGTTGATCTGCCCGGGCGCCGACCACTCCGACGGCATGCTCGACGCGACGATGGTGCGATCGGCATCGCGCACCAAGCTGATTCGGCTCTTCCCGACCGTCTTCAAGGGCACCCACGTCGACCTGGACGAGGTGAGCACGGCCCGGGCGAAGGTGATCACGGTCGACTGCCCGGGGATCAACGCCTACGCCGACGGCGAGTTGGTGTGTCCGCTACCGGTGGAGGTGTCGGCGGTCGAAGGCGCTCTGACGGTCCTGCGACCGTAG
- a CDS encoding FAD-binding oxidoreductase, with product MKWNAWGDPAAAKPLSDGIRTLLNQALGVDTTPRTELTADQVQLRPSALSDADASALSEIVGAEHCVVDDLGRLLRAGGKSTLDLLRRRHTGVQDAPDAVLLPADDDEVAAVLAACAERRIAVVPFGGGTSVVGGLDPLRGDFGAVVSLDLRRLDALYDLDETSGEAELGAGVTGPEAERLLGARGFSLGHYPQSFQFATIGGFAATRSSGQDSAGYGRFDDMVRGLRVVTPAGVLDLGRAPASAAGPDLRQLIVGSEGTFGVITRVRVRVHPAPETTRYEAWSFPDFATGASALRAVVQTGTGPTVIRLSDEAETGVNLATTEAIGEQTVTGGCLAITAFEGTAAHAESRHAETRAVLEAAGGTSLGEAPAKAWEHGRFGAPYLRDSLLSAGALCETLETATNWSNVMTLKAAVTDALTNSLSESGTPALVLCHISHVYPTGASLYFTVVAGQRGDAIEQWRATKTAASDAMVRCGATITHHHAVGADHRPWMRDEIGDLGVEVLRAVKGVLDPAGIMNPGKLIP from the coding sequence ATGAAGTGGAACGCCTGGGGTGATCCTGCTGCCGCCAAGCCGCTCTCCGACGGCATCCGCACCCTGCTGAACCAGGCACTCGGCGTCGACACGACACCGCGGACCGAGCTGACCGCCGACCAGGTCCAGCTGCGGCCGTCAGCCCTCTCCGACGCCGACGCCAGCGCGCTCAGCGAGATCGTCGGCGCCGAACACTGCGTCGTCGACGACCTCGGCAGGCTGCTGCGCGCGGGCGGCAAGTCGACACTGGATCTGTTGCGCCGCAGGCACACCGGCGTTCAAGATGCACCGGACGCCGTCCTCCTGCCCGCCGACGACGACGAGGTGGCCGCAGTACTCGCGGCGTGCGCGGAACGCAGGATCGCCGTCGTCCCGTTCGGCGGCGGCACCAGCGTCGTCGGTGGACTCGACCCGCTCCGCGGCGATTTCGGGGCCGTCGTCTCGCTGGATCTGCGACGCCTTGACGCCCTGTACGACCTCGACGAGACCTCCGGTGAGGCCGAACTCGGCGCGGGCGTCACCGGGCCCGAGGCCGAACGGCTGCTCGGCGCGCGCGGGTTCTCGCTCGGGCACTACCCGCAGAGCTTTCAGTTCGCGACCATCGGCGGGTTCGCGGCGACGCGGTCGTCGGGTCAGGACTCCGCGGGCTACGGCCGGTTCGACGACATGGTGCGCGGGCTGCGCGTCGTAACCCCCGCAGGCGTTCTCGACCTCGGCCGCGCACCGGCCTCGGCGGCGGGGCCCGATCTCCGCCAGCTCATCGTCGGCTCCGAGGGAACCTTCGGCGTGATCACCCGGGTGCGGGTGCGCGTTCACCCCGCTCCCGAGACGACGCGATACGAGGCATGGTCGTTCCCCGACTTCGCAACGGGTGCATCGGCTTTGCGGGCCGTGGTGCAGACCGGCACCGGGCCGACGGTGATCAGGCTGTCCGACGAAGCCGAGACCGGGGTCAACCTGGCCACCACCGAGGCGATCGGCGAGCAGACGGTCACCGGCGGATGCCTCGCCATCACGGCGTTCGAGGGCACCGCCGCCCACGCCGAGAGCAGACACGCCGAGACGCGCGCCGTACTCGAGGCCGCCGGCGGCACGTCGCTCGGCGAGGCACCTGCGAAGGCCTGGGAGCATGGCCGGTTCGGCGCACCGTATCTGCGCGACTCGCTGCTCTCTGCGGGGGCGCTGTGCGAGACCCTGGAGACGGCCACCAACTGGTCGAACGTCATGACGCTCAAGGCCGCTGTGACCGACGCGTTGACGAACTCACTCTCCGAATCGGGCACGCCCGCACTGGTCCTGTGCCACATTTCGCACGTGTACCCGACCGGCGCCTCGCTGTACTTCACCGTGGTCGCCGGGCAGCGGGGCGATGCGATCGAGCAGTGGCGCGCCACCAAGACCGCGGCATCGGACGCGATGGTCCGCTGCGGGGCGACCATCACCCACCATCACGCCGTCGGCGCCGATCACCGCCCGTGGATGCGTGACGAGATCGGCGACCTGGGCGTCGAGGTGCTGCGTGCCGTCAAGGGCGTACTCGATCCCGCGGGAATCATGAATCCGGGCAAGCTGATTCCGTGA
- a CDS encoding TetR/AcrR family transcriptional regulator gives MMSISNAAPPAPVADRILDAAAECVVAYGVDRVTLAEIARRAGVSRPTVYRRFPDTRSILAALLTLRITRALDEVPSAGTGRERLVERVIDLADRLRHEPVIMTVLHQAPDLAMVYLSERLGTSQQILLDAVADEIAAAQREGSVRAGDPRRLAAMCLLITQSTILSADSVEPILDSDALATELAHALNGYLKP, from the coding sequence ATCATGTCAATCAGTAACGCAGCGCCGCCCGCGCCGGTGGCGGATCGCATCCTCGACGCGGCGGCGGAATGCGTCGTCGCCTACGGGGTCGACCGCGTCACGCTCGCCGAGATCGCCCGTCGCGCCGGTGTCAGCCGACCCACCGTGTACCGGCGTTTCCCCGACACCCGCTCGATCCTCGCGGCGCTGCTGACCCTCCGGATCACCCGCGCGCTCGACGAGGTCCCCAGTGCGGGCACGGGCCGGGAGCGCCTGGTGGAGCGGGTGATCGATCTCGCCGACCGACTGCGCCACGAACCCGTGATCATGACCGTGCTGCACCAGGCGCCCGACCTCGCGATGGTCTATCTCTCGGAACGACTGGGCACCAGCCAGCAGATCCTGCTCGACGCCGTCGCCGACGAGATCGCGGCGGCCCAGCGCGAGGGCAGCGTGCGCGCCGGCGACCCCCGTCGGCTGGCGGCGATGTGCCTGCTCATCACGCAGTCGACGATCCTGTCCGCCGACTCCGTCGAACCGATCCTCGACTCCGACGCACTCGCCACCGAACTGGCCCACGCCCTGAACGGATACCTCAAGCCATGA
- a CDS encoding glycerol-3-phosphate dehydrogenase/oxidase: protein MTSPTALNAARRTSDLRALGDGGPVDVVVIGGGITGTGIALDAATRGLSVVLVEKHDLAFGTSRWSSKLVHGGLRYLATGNFGIARRSAVERGILMSRNAPHLVTAMPQLVPLLPSMSTSSRALVRVGFTAGDGLRRLAGTSAATLPRSRRIDARRSAELSPTVRREGLDGAFLAYDGQLIDDARLVTAVARTAAQHGARVLTRVSASQATGTSVRLTDELTGESLDVTARAVINATGVWAGEVDSSIRLRPSRGTHLVFDAATFGNPTAALTVPIPGAVNRFVFAMPEQLGRVYLGLTDEDAPGPIPDVPEPTPDEVAFLLDTVNTALDTALTTADVIGAYAGLRPLIDTGSGHTADVSRDHAVSESANGVVSVIGGKLTEYRYMAEDVLDRAIALRGLSAGPCRTRNLPLVGALANPVATLRSPVELPSSLVARFGAEAPNVIARATCARPTERVADGIDVLRAEFEYAVTHEGALTVDDVLDRRTRIGLVAEDRSRVVGVAEEMFAAR, encoded by the coding sequence ATGACCAGTCCGACCGCACTCAACGCCGCCCGCCGCACCTCCGACCTCCGGGCGCTCGGGGACGGGGGACCGGTGGACGTCGTCGTCATCGGCGGGGGCATCACCGGCACGGGCATCGCGCTCGACGCAGCGACCAGGGGGCTGTCGGTGGTGCTCGTCGAGAAGCACGACCTGGCCTTCGGTACCAGCCGGTGGAGTTCCAAGCTGGTGCACGGAGGCCTGCGCTACCTCGCCACCGGCAACTTCGGCATCGCGCGGCGCAGCGCCGTCGAACGCGGAATCCTCATGTCCCGCAACGCCCCTCACCTGGTCACGGCGATGCCGCAACTGGTGCCGCTGCTGCCGTCGATGAGCACGTCGTCACGGGCGCTGGTCCGCGTCGGCTTCACCGCGGGCGACGGGCTGCGCAGGTTGGCGGGGACGTCCGCGGCGACGCTACCGCGGTCTCGGCGCATCGACGCCCGTCGGTCCGCCGAACTGTCACCGACGGTGCGCCGGGAGGGTCTCGACGGCGCCTTCCTTGCCTACGACGGGCAACTCATCGACGACGCCCGCCTCGTCACCGCCGTCGCGCGCACGGCCGCGCAGCACGGCGCGCGGGTGCTGACCCGGGTGTCGGCGTCGCAGGCGACCGGCACATCGGTCCGGCTGACCGACGAACTGACCGGGGAATCGCTCGACGTGACGGCGCGTGCGGTGATCAACGCGACCGGGGTGTGGGCCGGTGAGGTCGACTCGTCGATCCGGTTGCGGCCCAGCCGCGGCACGCACCTGGTGTTCGATGCGGCGACGTTCGGCAACCCCACCGCCGCGTTGACGGTCCCGATTCCCGGGGCGGTCAATCGGTTCGTCTTCGCGATGCCCGAGCAGCTCGGTCGGGTGTACCTCGGCCTCACCGACGAGGACGCTCCCGGGCCGATTCCCGATGTGCCGGAACCGACGCCGGACGAGGTTGCGTTCCTGCTCGACACCGTCAACACCGCGCTCGACACGGCGCTGACGACGGCCGACGTGATCGGCGCGTATGCGGGGCTGCGGCCGCTGATCGACACCGGTAGCGGGCACACCGCCGACGTGTCACGCGACCACGCGGTCAGTGAGTCCGCCAATGGCGTCGTGAGCGTGATCGGCGGCAAGCTCACCGAGTATCGCTACATGGCCGAGGACGTGCTGGACCGGGCGATTGCGTTGCGTGGGTTGTCGGCCGGGCCGTGCCGCACGCGCAACCTGCCGCTGGTTGGGGCGCTCGCCAACCCGGTGGCGACGCTGCGGTCGCCGGTCGAATTGCCGTCGTCACTGGTCGCCCGCTTCGGCGCCGAGGCGCCCAACGTGATCGCGCGTGCGACGTGTGCGCGCCCCACGGAGCGAGTCGCCGACGGAATCGACGTGCTGCGGGCGGAATTCGAGTACGCGGTCACCCACGAGGGCGCCCTGACCGTCGACGACGTGCTCGACCGCCGGACGCGGATCGGCCTGGTGGCAGAGGATCGTTCGCGGGTCGTGGGCGTCGCAGAGGAGATGTTCGCGGCCCGCTGA
- a CDS encoding acyl-CoA carboxylase subunit beta has protein sequence MTTVANPEAPGNVGESLDPRDPLLRLSTFFDDGSVELLHERDKSGVLAAAGTVNGVRTVAFCTDGTVMGGAMGVDGCKHIVDAYDTAIEEQSPIIGIWHSGGARLAEGVKALHAVGLVFEAMIRASGYIPQISVVVGFAAGGAAYGPALTDVVIMAPEGRVFVTGPDVVRSVTGEDVDMASLGGPDTHHKKSGVCHIVADDELDAYERGRRLVGLFCQQGHFDRSKAEAGDTDLAALLPDSPRRAYDVHPLVSALLDEDAPFEEFQAKWAPSMVVGLGRLAGRSVGVLANNPLRLGGCLNSESAEKAARFVRLCDAFGIPIVVVVDVPGYLPGVDQEWGGVVRRGAKLLHAFGEATVPRVTLVTRKIYGGAYIAMNSRSLGATKVFAWPDAEVAVMGAKAAVGILHKRKLAAAAPEDREALHEELAAEHERIAGGVDSAIEIGVVDAKIDPAHTRSVVTQALAEAPARRGRHKNIPL, from the coding sequence ATGACGACAGTGGCCAATCCGGAAGCCCCCGGCAACGTAGGCGAATCCCTCGACCCGCGCGACCCGCTGTTGCGCCTCTCCACCTTCTTCGACGACGGCAGCGTCGAACTGCTGCACGAGCGGGACAAGTCCGGCGTCCTCGCCGCGGCCGGCACCGTCAACGGCGTGCGCACCGTTGCCTTCTGCACCGACGGCACCGTCATGGGTGGCGCGATGGGCGTCGACGGCTGCAAGCACATCGTCGACGCGTACGACACCGCCATCGAGGAGCAGAGCCCGATCATCGGCATCTGGCACTCCGGTGGCGCCCGGCTGGCCGAGGGCGTCAAGGCGCTGCACGCGGTCGGTCTCGTGTTCGAGGCGATGATCCGCGCCTCCGGCTACATCCCGCAGATCTCCGTGGTCGTCGGCTTCGCCGCGGGCGGCGCCGCCTACGGCCCCGCGCTCACCGACGTCGTGATCATGGCGCCGGAGGGCCGCGTGTTCGTCACCGGCCCCGACGTCGTCCGCAGCGTCACCGGCGAGGACGTCGACATGGCGTCCCTCGGTGGGCCCGACACCCACCACAAGAAGTCCGGCGTCTGCCACATCGTCGCCGACGACGAACTCGACGCCTACGAGCGTGGCCGCCGCCTGGTCGGCCTGTTCTGCCAGCAGGGGCACTTCGACCGCAGCAAGGCCGAGGCCGGCGACACCGACCTCGCGGCGCTGCTGCCCGACTCCCCCCGGCGCGCCTACGACGTGCACCCGCTGGTGAGCGCCCTGCTCGACGAGGACGCTCCCTTCGAGGAGTTCCAGGCCAAGTGGGCGCCGTCGATGGTGGTCGGCCTCGGTCGTCTCGCGGGCCGCTCGGTCGGCGTGCTCGCCAACAACCCGCTGCGCCTGGGCGGTTGCCTGAACTCCGAGAGTGCGGAGAAGGCAGCGCGTTTCGTGCGGCTGTGCGACGCGTTCGGCATCCCGATCGTCGTGGTCGTCGACGTGCCCGGCTACCTGCCCGGTGTCGACCAGGAGTGGGGCGGCGTGGTCCGCCGCGGTGCCAAGCTGCTGCACGCGTTCGGTGAGGCGACGGTTCCCCGCGTCACGCTGGTGACCCGCAAGATCTACGGCGGCGCGTACATCGCGATGAACTCGCGGTCGCTGGGTGCCACCAAGGTGTTCGCGTGGCCCGACGCCGAGGTCGCCGTCATGGGCGCCAAAGCCGCGGTCGGAATCCTGCACAAGCGCAAGCTCGCCGCCGCCGCTCCGGAGGACCGCGAAGCCCTGCACGAGGAGCTGGCTGCCGAGCACGAGCGGATCGCCGGCGGCGTGGACAGCGCCATCGAGATCGGCGTCGTCGACGCGAAGATCGACCCGGCGCACACCCGTAGCGTCGTGACCCAGGCCCTCGCCGAGGCGCCCGCCCGCCGCGGCCGCCACAAGAACATCCCGCTGTAA
- the kasB gene encoding 3-oxoacyl-ACP synthase KasB: MAGMSSDGLPNVVVTGFAMTTALATDAEGTWKRLLDGHSGIRTLDDDFIDLYDLPVRIGGHLLEDFNGDLTPEEIDRFSYLQKMATVIGRRAWEHAGSPEVDTKRLMVSIGTGMGSSEELLYAYDGMREKGLGGVSPLAVQTYMPNSPAATVGLERNARAGVVTPVSACASGSEGIANAWRSIVVGDADIAICGGLETRIEAVPIAAFAQMRIVLSTTNDDPAGACRPFDKDRNGFVFGEGGALMVIETEEHAKARGANILARLMGAAVTSDGYHIVAPDPSGQQAGRAITRAIQLAGLTPGDIDHVNAHATGTSVGDVAEGKAINNALGSNRPAVYAPKSALGHSVGAVGAVEAVLTVLALRDGVIPPTLNLRNLDPDIDLDVVAGEPRRGDFRYAIKNSFGFGGHNVALAFGKY; this comes from the coding sequence ATGGCAGGAATGTCGTCAGACGGTTTGCCCAACGTGGTCGTCACTGGTTTCGCCATGACGACCGCGTTGGCGACCGACGCCGAGGGCACCTGGAAGCGTCTCCTCGACGGACACAGTGGCATCCGCACGCTGGACGACGACTTCATCGATCTCTACGACTTGCCCGTCCGCATCGGCGGGCATCTCCTGGAGGACTTCAACGGGGACCTGACGCCCGAGGAGATCGATCGGTTCTCCTACCTCCAGAAGATGGCCACCGTGATCGGCAGGCGGGCGTGGGAACACGCCGGCTCACCCGAGGTCGACACCAAGCGTCTGATGGTGTCGATCGGCACCGGCATGGGTTCCAGCGAGGAATTGCTGTACGCCTACGACGGCATGCGGGAGAAGGGCCTCGGCGGCGTCTCCCCGCTGGCCGTGCAGACGTACATGCCGAACTCCCCCGCCGCGACGGTGGGGCTCGAGCGCAACGCTCGAGCGGGTGTGGTGACGCCGGTGTCGGCGTGCGCATCCGGTTCGGAGGGCATCGCCAACGCGTGGCGCAGCATCGTGGTCGGCGACGCCGACATCGCGATCTGCGGCGGCCTCGAGACCCGCATCGAAGCGGTGCCGATCGCCGCATTCGCGCAGATGCGCATCGTGCTGTCCACCACCAACGACGACCCGGCGGGCGCATGCCGCCCGTTCGACAAGGACCGCAACGGCTTCGTCTTCGGCGAGGGTGGCGCGCTCATGGTCATCGAGACCGAGGAGCACGCCAAGGCACGCGGCGCGAACATCCTCGCCCGACTGATGGGCGCGGCCGTGACGTCCGACGGGTACCACATCGTGGCGCCCGACCCGTCCGGTCAGCAGGCCGGTAGGGCGATCACGCGGGCCATTCAACTCGCCGGGCTGACTCCAGGCGACATCGACCACGTCAACGCGCATGCGACCGGCACCTCGGTCGGCGACGTGGCGGAGGGCAAGGCGATCAACAACGCCCTCGGCAGCAACAGGCCGGCGGTGTACGCACCGAAGTCGGCGCTCGGTCACTCGGTGGGCGCAGTGGGTGCGGTCGAGGCGGTCCTCACCGTGCTGGCCCTGCGCGACGGAGTCATTCCGCCTACCTTGAACTTGCGCAACCTCGATCCGGACATCGACCTCGACGTGGTCGCCGGAGAGCCCCGACGGGGTGATTTCCGGTACGCGATCAAGAATTCATTCGGATTCGGCGGGCACAACGTCGCTCTCGCCTTCGGGAAGTACTGA
- the kasA gene encoding 3-oxoacyl-ACP synthase KasA, with protein sequence MTRPSTANGGFPNVVVTAVTATTSIAPDIASTWKGLLAGESGIHVLEDEFITKWDLPVKIGGHLKEPLDPLMSRLEMRRMSYVQRMSKYLGNQLWDSIGRPEVDPDRFSVVIGTGLGGGEKIVETYDAMNEGGPRKVSPLAVQMIMPNGAAAVVGLELGARAGVITPVSACSSGSEGIAHAWRQIVMGDADIAVCGGVEGGIEALPIAAFSMMRAMSTRNDDPEAASRPFDKDRDGFVFGEAGALMVIETEEHAKARGAKPLARLMGAGISSDAYHMVAPAPDGLRAAHAMKRAMETAGLSPSDIDHVNAHATSTSIGDIAEANAIRNAGVEKAAVYAPKSALGHSIGAVGALESILTVLALRDGVIPPTLNYETPDPEIDLDVVAGEPRYGDYQYAINNSFGFGGHNVALAFGRY encoded by the coding sequence GTGACCCGCCCTTCCACTGCTAACGGCGGTTTCCCCAACGTCGTCGTGACCGCCGTCACGGCGACCACGTCGATCGCACCGGACATCGCGAGCACGTGGAAGGGACTGCTTGCAGGAGAGAGCGGCATCCACGTTCTCGAGGACGAGTTCATCACCAAGTGGGACCTGCCGGTCAAGATCGGCGGGCACCTCAAGGAGCCGCTCGACCCGCTGATGTCGCGCCTCGAGATGCGGCGCATGTCCTACGTGCAGCGGATGTCGAAGTACCTCGGCAACCAGCTCTGGGACAGCATCGGGCGCCCGGAGGTCGATCCCGACCGTTTCTCGGTCGTGATCGGCACCGGGCTCGGTGGCGGCGAGAAGATCGTCGAGACCTACGACGCGATGAACGAAGGCGGACCCCGCAAGGTGTCGCCGCTGGCCGTTCAGATGATCATGCCCAACGGCGCCGCCGCGGTCGTCGGCCTCGAGCTCGGTGCCCGGGCCGGCGTCATCACCCCGGTGTCGGCATGTTCGTCGGGCTCGGAGGGCATCGCCCACGCATGGCGTCAGATCGTCATGGGTGACGCGGACATCGCCGTCTGCGGTGGCGTCGAGGGTGGCATCGAGGCGCTGCCAATCGCGGCGTTCTCGATGATGCGCGCGATGTCGACCCGCAACGACGATCCGGAAGCCGCATCGCGTCCCTTCGACAAGGACCGCGACGGATTCGTCTTCGGCGAGGCCGGCGCGCTCATGGTCATCGAGACCGAGGAGCACGCCAAGGCTCGTGGCGCCAAGCCACTGGCCAGGCTGATGGGCGCAGGCATCTCGTCGGACGCCTACCACATGGTGGCGCCGGCACCGGACGGTCTTCGGGCCGCCCATGCGATGAAGCGTGCGATGGAGACCGCCGGCCTGTCGCCGTCGGACATCGACCACGTCAACGCGCATGCCACGTCCACCTCGATCGGTGACATCGCCGAGGCGAACGCCATCCGGAACGCCGGTGTGGAGAAGGCCGCGGTGTACGCACCGAAGTCGGCGCTCGGTCACTCGATCGGCGCCGTCGGTGCACTGGAGTCGATCCTGACGGTGCTGGCGCTGCGTGACGGCGTCATCCCGCCGACACTGAACTACGAGACGCCCGACCCCGAGATCGATCTCGATGTCGTCGCGGGTGAGCCTCGGTATGGCGACTACCAGTACGCCATCAACAACTCGTTCGGTTTCGGTGGACACAATGTCGCTCTGGCCTTCGGTCGCTACTGA
- the acpM gene encoding meromycolate extension acyl carrier protein AcpM — protein sequence MAATQQEIIAGLAEIIEEVTGIEPSEVTPEKSFVDDLDIDSLSMVEIAVQTEDKYGVKIPDEDLAGLRTVGDVVAYIQKLEEENPEAAAALRDKFTS from the coding sequence GTGGCCGCCACTCAGCAGGAAATCATCGCCGGTCTCGCGGAGATCATCGAAGAGGTCACCGGCATCGAGCCCTCCGAGGTCACCCCGGAGAAGTCGTTCGTCGACGACCTGGACATCGACTCGCTGTCGATGGTCGAGATCGCCGTCCAGACCGAGGACAAGTACGGCGTGAAGATCCCCGACGAGGACCTCGCGGGCCTGCGCACCGTCGGTGACGTCGTCGCCTACATCCAGAAGCTCGAGGAAGAGAACCCCGAGGCAGCCGCAGCCCTGCGCGACAAGTTCACCTCGTGA